Below is a genomic region from Bradyrhizobium sp. 1(2017).
CCTGCCGCCCGACATCCGCACCCAGCTCGACAAGGCGATGGCGGACGCGACCGACTACACCAACTCGATCGCGCGCCAGGAGAACGAGGACGCGCTGGCCGAGATCAAGAAGACAGGCAAGACCACGCTGCATTACCTCACCGACGCCGATCGCAAGGCGTGGCAGGAGGCGATGCAGCCGACCTACAAATGGGCGAAGGGCCGGGTCGGGCAGGAGGTGCTCGATCTCGTCGCCAAGGAACTCGACGTCAAGATGAACTGACGGCCGCGCCTTACTGAGAACAATAACGACGGTCGGGAGTGATCGCACTCCCGGCCGTTTCGCTCTTGAATGGACGAGCCAATGCTGGGGGGACGAAGTTGCTGCGTGCGCTGAACCGGGTGCTCAATCATCTCGAGGAATGGCTGATTGCGACGATGATCGCGGCGGCGACCTCGCTGATCTTTGTCGCGGTGCTGCACCGTTACGGTGCAGGCCTTTCCATCGACATCGCCAAATGGGCGGAAGCCCGCAATCTGGCCTTCCTCGCCGTGCCCGCGCGGGCGGCGTTCGTCTGGCTCGCCGCGCTCGACCTGTCCTGGGCGCAGGAGCTCTGCATCTACATGTTCATCTGGATGGCGAAGTTCGGCGCGGCCTACGGCGTGCGCACCGGCATCCATGTCGGCGTCGACGTGCTCGTCAACATCCTGCCGGGCGGATCGCGCCGCCGCGTCATCACGTTCGGACTGCTGTGCGGCGCGTTGTTCACCGCCATCGTCGGCTATTTCGGGGCGGCGTTCGTCAGCCAGATGTGGCAGACCGGCCAGCAGTCCAACGACCTCGAAGCGCCGATGTGGATGGTGTATCTCACCATCCCGCTCGGCTCCGCCCTGATGTGCTTCCGCTTCCTGCAGGTGGCCTGGTCGTTCCACCGCACCGGCGAGCTGCCGCATCACGACATGGCCGGCGTCGAAGGCGTCGAGGCGGATCCGGTGCATCCGGCGCCGGTCACGCCCACTCAGGTCGTGCGGGACGAGCGCAGCCCGCTTGGCTGGATCCTGATGCTCCTGCCGGTCCTGATCGTCGCCCTGTGTTTTGCGCATGCCGGCCACGTCATCACGCTGCCGCAAGGCGTGCGCGTCCTCATCGTGTTCGCGCTCCTGCTGTCGTTGATGCTGACGGGCATGCCGATCTCGATCGCGCTCGGTCTGACCGTGCTCAGCTTCATGTTCACGCTGACCGACGTGCGAACGGAATCGGTGGCGCTGAAGCTGTTCACCGGCATCGAGAATTTCGAGATCATGGCGATCCCGTTCTTCATCCTCGCCGGCAACTTCCTGACCCATGGCGGCGTGGCGCGCCGGATGATCACGTTCGCGACCTCGCTGGTCGGCCATTGGTATGGCGGTCTCGCGTTGTCGGGCGTGGTGGCCTGCGCGCTGTTCGCGGCGATCTCCGGCTCCTCGCCGGCGACCGTGGTGGCGATCGGCTCGGTGATTTTGCCGGCAATGGTCGCGCAAGGGTTTCCGAAGCGGTTCGGGGCGGGCGTGATCACGACGTCGGGCTCGCTCGGCATTCTCATTCCGCCGTCGATCCCGATGGTGCTCTACGCCGTCTCCACCAATAGCTCGGTCGGCAAGCTGTTCATCGCCGGCATCGTGCCGGGTCTCGTGTTGGCCACGCTGCTCGGCATGACGACGTTCTATCGCGCCTGGCGCAACGACTATCCGCGGATGCCGAAGGCGACGCTGTACGAGCGCTTCGATGCATTCCGCAAGTCGATCTGGGGCATCCTGCTGATCGTGATCGTGATCGGCGGCATCTATAGCGGCCTGTTCACGCCGACGGAGGCTGCCGCGGTCAGCGCGGTCTACGCCTTCATCGTCGCGGTGTTCATCTACAAGGACCTCAAGCTGCGCGACGTGCCGCGGGTGCTGCTGTCGTCGGCGAATCTTTCGGCGATGCTGCTCTACATCATCACCAACGCCGTGCTGTTCTCGTTCCTGATGACCTATGAGAACGTGCCGCAGGCGCTGGCACAGTGGATGATCGACCAGGGCCTGGGGTGGATCGGCTTCCTGCTGCTCGTCAATCTGCTGCTGCTGCTGGCGGGCAACGTGATGGAGCCGTCCTCCATCATCCTGATCATGGCGCCGATCCTGTTCCCGGTCGCGGTCAAGCTCGGCATCGACCCCATCCATTTCGGTATCCTGATGACGGTCAACATGGAGGTCGGGCTGTGTCATCCGCCCGTCGGCCTCAACCTCTATGTCGCCTCAGGCATCGCCAAGATGGGCATCACCGAGCTCACGGTGGCGGTGTGGCCGTGGCTGCTGACGATGCTGGGATTCTTGGTGGTCGTGACGTACTGGCCGGGCCTGTCGTTGTGGCTGCCGAGGCTACTGGGGATGTAGCCGAAGAAAACGTCGTAGCCCGGATTGCGCTTCCCTTCATCCGGGCTACGCATCCTCCGTTGCCAATGGCCATCGACCGCCGGATGCGGTTAGATGCCGCGCGACAAGCCGGGAGGAAAGAGCATGACAGAACCCAGCAGCAGCGAGCCGAAAGACGCAACACCCTCCGTCATCGCGCAGCATGACGCCATGTTGAACGCGCTGCCGTTCTCCGACACGCGGGATTTCGACGACGCTGCGCGCGGCTTTCTCGGCACGATCGAGAATGCAGAGATCACCAATCCGCAAGGGCGTACGGTCTGGAGCCTGAAGCCCTACGGCTTCCTCTCGGCCGAGGACGCGCCGCCGACCGTCAATCCGAGCCTGTGGCGACAATCGCGCCTCAACATGCATCACGGGCTATTCGAGGTCGTGCCGGGCGTCTATCAGGTGCGCGGGCTCGACATCGCCAACATGACGCTGATTGAGGGTGACAGCGGCGTCATCGTCGTGGACACGCTGACCTCGATCGAGGGCGCGCGGGCCGCACTCGAGCTCTATTTCAGGCATCGCGGACGGAAGCCGGTCGCGGCCGTCATCTTCACCCATACCCATACCGATCATTGGGGCGGCGCGCGCGGCGTGCTGGAGGAGGATGCGCCCATCATCGCGCCGAACCTGTTCATGGAGCATGCCGTCTCCGAGAACATCATCGCGGGACCGGCGATGTTGCGGCGTGCGCAATACCAGTTCGGCCCGCTGCTCGCCAAGGGCGTGCGCGGCCAGGTCGATTGCGGTCTCGGCAAGTCGATGGCGGCAGGATCGGTTGCGCTGCTGCGGCCGACCGATTTGATCATGGCGACCGGCGATACGCGCGTGATCGACGGTGTCGCGTTCGAATTCCAGATGGCGCCGAACAGCGAAGCGCCGGCAGAGATGCACTTCTTCGTCCCGCGCTATCGGCTGTTGAACCTCGCGGAGAACTGCACGCACAATTTCCACAATCTGCTGCCGTTCCGGGGCGCCGACGTGCGCGACGCGCTGGCCTGGTCGAAATACCTGAACGAGGCCCTGCTGCTCTGGGACGGCAAGGCGGAGGCGATGTGCGGCCAGCATCA
It encodes:
- a CDS encoding TRAP transporter large permease, with amino-acid sequence MLTGMPISIALGLTVLSFMFTLTDVRTESVALKLFTGIENFEIMAIPFFILAGNFLTHGGVARRMITFATSLVGHWYGGLALSGVVACALFAAISGSSPATVVAIGSVILPAMVAQGFPKRFGAGVITTSGSLGILIPPSIPMVLYAVSTNSSVGKLFIAGIVPGLVLATLLGMTTFYRAWRNDYPRMPKATLYERFDAFRKSIWGILLIVIVIGGIYSGLFTPTEAAAVSAVYAFIVAVFIYKDLKLRDVPRVLLSSANLSAMLLYIITNAVLFSFLMTYENVPQALAQWMIDQGLGWIGFLLLVNLLLLLAGNVMEPSSIILIMAPILFPVAVKLGIDPIHFGILMTVNMEVGLCHPPVGLNLYVASGIAKMGITELTVAVWPWLLTMLGFLVVVTYWPGLSLWLPRLLGM
- a CDS encoding alkyl/aryl-sulfatase, with amino-acid sequence MTEPSSSEPKDATPSVIAQHDAMLNALPFSDTRDFDDAARGFLGTIENAEITNPQGRTVWSLKPYGFLSAEDAPPTVNPSLWRQSRLNMHHGLFEVVPGVYQVRGLDIANMTLIEGDSGVIVVDTLTSIEGARAALELYFRHRGRKPVAAVIFTHTHTDHWGGARGVLEEDAPIIAPNLFMEHAVSENIIAGPAMLRRAQYQFGPLLAKGVRGQVDCGLGKSMAAGSVALLRPTDLIMATGDTRVIDGVAFEFQMAPNSEAPAEMHFFVPRYRLLNLAENCTHNFHNLLPFRGADVRDALAWSKYLNEALLLWDGKAEAMCGQHHWPVWGRERIGTMIRQQRDLYKFAHDQTIRLMNHGLTAAEIAETIQLPKSLEAAWHGRGYYGHIRHNVKAIYQKYLGWYDANPVNLDPLPPVESGKKYVEYMGGADAILERARTDFDKGEFRFVAQALGHLVFAEPDNQAARKLLADTLEQLGYAAESATWRNAYLFGAQELRQGMPKVPARPPMPRETLAALRTSQLWDVLGIRLNGPKAEGKHIVLNWSFSDTGETFVLNLENSALTYSEGVRAEGADASFALARSTLDEVIAKLTSFPEAVAAGKVKMSGNPMKLAELMGLMDEFPRMFEIVEPKRAGVV